From Bifidobacterium longum subsp. longum JCM 1217, one genomic window encodes:
- a CDS encoding LamG-like jellyroll fold domain-containing protein → MRRVTRLAACLTAVSTLGAGLIMPITAVADDATPAVQTTTTSANVRAAANTATADPIAGFDFNSDPDDGAFASAQGDAKATVQGTANLVNGKDDDNGKAAQLGSGFWLNVTKSDGSALLNGLDDVTISYDSKAAATGGQWTVFAAPTAGAVNGSAPTYVGVLDRTDKTRVERYLNGRASDIATIDKNTGTKDAWKHVDLVISGKTAKLYVDKKFVASNVNGEDLKSILGGSGGVLQIGKGNWGNGEYFTGLLDNLTIYGSALSAADLGIASPTAIEISGSNVKDGKLSLKEGNSASLSATVTPEGAEPTVTWESNNPAVATVDTNGKVTGVKAGTATITAASEADAAKTAELKVTVTEVKADDAYGYVMVHFIENNKGYAEKVYLDISRGDDATQWDTLNGGEPILVSNESTTGVRDPFIAYNPESKTYYVLATDLRVFGSDNAGWGTWATGYSTKLHVWSSKDLIHFNDMTELETATADKYTANPNKSQTLTDSVTGKTISEIGMAWAPEATWVPNFYDLNDDGQLNGSDKDNPKNQQGGAFVVYWSVSAKYDGENSQPGKKVTHVLWAATKDFTNETYMFGGVFVPNSKYNRGNTIDTTMLQNGSRTYRTTGSGVIFMEYTDRADWWRANDQGQYATDPAKGWVLRQTNIGHTLGSAQEGANGFKVNGENKWYMFVDNYGSVASGARYGYNLLEADNLDSENPWSVLKADDYFLTANTKHGGVVSLTKAQYDAIRAADAKASDNADLKAEDVTVDKGAADTDITAKLPKTQQVTLANGYGTAKRDVTWDVSNVDTSKPGEYTVTGTVDTIGANENHWKWTNAAGESKTDEDDLINSGANANNSWKQTGGFVDNETANKNRTLYSSTAITVTAKVTVTGETEPTDPDLLADFTFDDGDKTFDGGNATGTTQGTATLADGKDGKAAKLSKNFWLNVTAKNGDALLKGKNDVTISYDVKPDASNNTGWTFFAASNATKQEYGKEHYVGVLDKTTGITVERYNNNDGKRDSSGNVSYTKTNADWKHVDIVISGATAKLYIDSKLVAVNNNGQKLADILGADGGVLQIGKANWSNGEYFSGLLDNFKIWGKALSDDELGVESAKTDYAAALAIPAQITGDLPSTVLGKTVTWSATGDGAKLVAADGKVTQPKSGEKAVKVKLTATIDGVDKAITAESEILNNGGEIASYVKDVDRSDQNGAKYDPLAYNDDRRADSLYVAAKAADGSKWETLNRSQSILSVKWDGSQSAKPNAQMGSPAFFRAKDGTLGVVSSQNNATGAIYVWDGKGDGATFTNERAITVTDSSMVTNPRIVYDAASKGYKVFWTDGLSGEGRMATLSDLTAKATVGETLKADAVAMGVGDVTEGLPAWAGEGQTRAFAVSSSEFDAFYKNYVDLQNTGVKALGGATVENGASAEDVTAAVSGTQATMTYNDGSTKTFNVDWNADDLAAVDTSKAGTYEVKGTVQQTTEAMYNDARADPDIFYNEDDGYYYLTGSTYEVKSTDSTNNQKDSYRSIGLKRAKTINGLKDAEEHIIIKPENGTPGHEDQYPNSFYGWSAFIWAQEFHKINGKWWIVAGFHRGASSTNGGWCNNTILIPYTGDERSIKDGGFLEAENWGEPTVLEGAAFDVTYFEREENGKAQGYWLFPKSAGLYLAKAKMGDGVTPLVDGSLEHIYQASQQFEYGKYAPTPGDNSEGSDQAIVEAPFMFEHGDYVYIAYAGATVDKYYNTNVMRAAKNADLQDLSSWTTADFPSFDTNDTYTGAYGADEASYERKQAGPGHISLAHDEAGNIVMAYHARPYPEIHSGSAAGGLFDQDRNTWAKAVNVRANGMLDMSLTKDQEVAPANRTVTITVTVGEPDTPVEPSITGIRVKSEPTKTKYTVGEQFSADGLVIEATMSDGTVKTLDAADYTVGDVDMSAVGTKTVTVTLKANDQLTTSFVVTVSAKTEPGKPGSGDGSGDGAGSDNGNAGTGADSGLPSSGAAVLGLGGAVVVLAVAGISLTIWRKRRA, encoded by the coding sequence GTGAGGAGAGTTACACGATTGGCGGCCTGCCTGACGGCGGTGTCGACGTTGGGCGCGGGGTTGATCATGCCGATCACCGCCGTGGCCGACGACGCGACGCCTGCGGTGCAGACGACCACGACCAGTGCGAACGTCAGGGCGGCGGCCAATACAGCGACGGCTGACCCGATTGCCGGCTTCGATTTCAATAGCGACCCGGACGATGGTGCATTCGCCAGTGCTCAGGGTGACGCTAAGGCCACCGTGCAAGGCACGGCGAATCTCGTCAACGGAAAAGATGACGACAACGGCAAGGCCGCCCAGCTCGGCAGCGGTTTCTGGCTGAACGTGACCAAGTCCGATGGCAGTGCACTGCTCAACGGTCTTGATGATGTGACGATCAGCTATGACAGCAAGGCGGCTGCGACCGGTGGCCAGTGGACTGTGTTTGCCGCGCCGACCGCCGGTGCGGTGAACGGCAGCGCCCCCACCTACGTCGGTGTGCTCGACCGCACCGACAAGACCCGCGTGGAACGCTATCTCAACGGCCGCGCATCCGACATCGCCACCATCGACAAGAACACCGGTACGAAGGATGCTTGGAAGCATGTCGATCTCGTCATCTCCGGCAAGACCGCGAAGCTCTATGTCGATAAGAAGTTCGTGGCGAGCAACGTGAACGGCGAGGATCTCAAGAGCATTCTTGGCGGCTCAGGTGGCGTGCTGCAAATCGGCAAAGGCAACTGGGGCAACGGTGAATACTTCACCGGTTTGCTCGACAATCTCACGATTTATGGCTCCGCGCTTTCCGCGGCCGATCTCGGCATCGCATCGCCTACTGCAATCGAGATCTCCGGTTCCAATGTGAAGGACGGCAAGCTGAGTCTCAAGGAAGGCAACTCCGCATCCCTGTCCGCAACCGTCACCCCTGAAGGCGCTGAGCCTACGGTGACATGGGAATCCAATAATCCGGCTGTGGCTACTGTGGATACCAACGGCAAGGTCACCGGCGTGAAGGCCGGCACCGCCACCATTACAGCGGCTTCCGAAGCTGACGCCGCCAAGACCGCCGAGCTCAAGGTCACCGTCACCGAGGTCAAGGCCGATGACGCCTACGGCTACGTGATGGTCCACTTCATCGAAAACAACAAGGGCTACGCCGAAAAGGTCTACCTCGACATCTCACGCGGTGATGACGCCACCCAGTGGGACACGCTCAACGGCGGCGAGCCGATTCTTGTGAGCAACGAATCCACCACCGGCGTGCGCGATCCGTTCATCGCCTACAACCCCGAGTCGAAGACCTACTACGTGCTGGCCACCGATTTGCGTGTGTTCGGCAGCGATAATGCCGGTTGGGGCACGTGGGCTACAGGTTACAGCACCAAGTTGCATGTGTGGTCGTCCAAAGATCTCATTCACTTCAACGACATGACGGAACTGGAGACCGCCACCGCCGACAAGTACACTGCCAATCCGAACAAGAGCCAGACGCTCACCGATTCCGTGACCGGCAAGACCATCTCCGAGATCGGCATGGCATGGGCTCCTGAGGCTACGTGGGTGCCGAACTTCTATGATCTCAACGACGACGGTCAGCTCAACGGTTCCGATAAGGACAACCCGAAGAACCAGCAGGGCGGCGCATTCGTTGTGTATTGGTCTGTCTCCGCCAAATACGATGGCGAGAACAGTCAGCCCGGCAAGAAGGTGACTCACGTGCTGTGGGCCGCCACCAAGGACTTCACCAATGAGACCTACATGTTTGGCGGCGTCTTCGTGCCTAACAGCAAGTACAACCGTGGCAACACCATCGACACCACGATGCTGCAGAACGGTTCCCGCACATACCGCACCACCGGTTCCGGCGTGATCTTCATGGAATACACCGATCGTGCCGATTGGTGGCGTGCCAACGACCAGGGCCAGTACGCGACCGACCCGGCCAAGGGCTGGGTGTTGCGCCAGACCAACATCGGACACACGCTCGGCAGCGCGCAGGAAGGTGCCAACGGTTTCAAGGTCAACGGCGAAAACAAGTGGTACATGTTCGTCGACAACTATGGATCTGTCGCCTCCGGTGCCCGCTACGGCTACAACCTACTCGAAGCCGACAACCTCGATTCCGAGAATCCGTGGAGCGTCCTGAAGGCCGACGATTACTTCCTCACCGCCAACACCAAGCACGGTGGCGTGGTCTCGCTCACCAAGGCCCAGTACGACGCGATCCGCGCGGCTGACGCCAAGGCTTCCGACAACGCCGACCTGAAGGCCGAGGATGTGACGGTGGATAAGGGTGCTGCCGATACGGACATCACTGCCAAGCTGCCGAAGACGCAGCAGGTCACTCTTGCCAACGGTTACGGCACTGCCAAGCGCGACGTGACGTGGGACGTTTCCAACGTCGACACCTCCAAGCCCGGCGAATACACCGTCACCGGCACGGTCGACACCATCGGTGCCAACGAGAACCATTGGAAGTGGACGAACGCCGCCGGCGAGTCGAAGACCGACGAGGACGACCTCATCAACTCCGGTGCGAACGCGAACAACAGCTGGAAGCAGACCGGTGGCTTTGTGGACAATGAAACCGCCAACAAGAACCGCACGCTATACAGCTCCACCGCCATCACCGTGACCGCTAAGGTGACCGTGACCGGCGAAACCGAGCCGACCGACCCGGATCTGCTTGCCGACTTCACGTTCGATGATGGCGATAAGACCTTTGACGGCGGCAACGCGACGGGCACCACGCAGGGCACCGCCACGCTCGCCGACGGCAAGGACGGCAAGGCCGCGAAGCTCAGCAAGAACTTCTGGCTCAACGTCACCGCCAAGAACGGCGACGCTCTGCTCAAGGGCAAGAACGACGTGACCATCAGCTACGACGTCAAGCCCGATGCCTCCAACAACACTGGCTGGACCTTCTTCGCCGCCTCCAACGCCACCAAGCAGGAGTACGGCAAGGAACACTACGTCGGCGTGCTCGACAAGACCACCGGTATTACCGTCGAACGCTACAACAACAACGACGGCAAGCGCGATTCCTCCGGCAACGTCTCATACACCAAGACGAACGCCGACTGGAAGCACGTCGATATCGTGATTTCCGGCGCAACCGCCAAGCTGTACATCGACTCCAAGCTGGTAGCCGTGAACAACAACGGCCAGAAGCTCGCCGACATCCTCGGTGCTGATGGCGGCGTGCTGCAGATCGGCAAGGCCAACTGGAGCAACGGCGAGTACTTCTCCGGTCTGCTCGACAACTTCAAGATCTGGGGCAAGGCCCTGAGCGACGACGAGCTTGGCGTGGAAAGCGCGAAGACCGACTACGCCGCCGCGCTCGCCATCCCGGCGCAAATCACCGGCGACCTGCCGAGCACTGTGCTGGGCAAGACGGTTACTTGGTCCGCGACCGGCGACGGTGCGAAGCTCGTAGCCGCAGACGGCAAGGTCACGCAGCCGAAGTCCGGCGAGAAGGCCGTGAAGGTCAAGCTCACCGCCACCATCGACGGCGTGGATAAGGCCATCACCGCCGAATCCGAAATCCTCAACAACGGCGGCGAAATCGCTTCCTACGTCAAGGATGTCGATCGCTCCGACCAGAACGGTGCCAAGTACGACCCGCTCGCCTACAACGACGATCGTCGCGCCGACTCGCTGTACGTGGCCGCCAAGGCCGCCGATGGCAGCAAATGGGAGACCCTGAACCGTTCGCAGTCGATTCTGTCGGTCAAGTGGGACGGCTCGCAGTCTGCCAAGCCGAATGCGCAGATGGGCTCGCCCGCTTTCTTCCGTGCGAAGGACGGTACCCTTGGTGTGGTTTCCTCGCAGAACAACGCCACCGGTGCGATTTACGTGTGGGATGGCAAGGGCGACGGTGCCACGTTCACCAACGAGCGCGCCATCACCGTGACCGACAGCTCCATGGTCACCAACCCGCGCATCGTCTATGATGCCGCCTCCAAGGGCTACAAGGTCTTCTGGACCGATGGCCTGAGCGGCGAAGGCCGTATGGCCACGCTCTCCGACCTGACTGCCAAGGCAACGGTCGGCGAGACGCTCAAGGCCGACGCGGTTGCGATGGGTGTGGGCGACGTGACCGAAGGTCTGCCCGCATGGGCCGGCGAAGGCCAGACCCGCGCATTCGCTGTGAGCTCCTCTGAATTCGATGCGTTCTACAAGAACTATGTCGATCTGCAGAACACCGGCGTTAAAGCTCTGGGCGGCGCAACCGTGGAGAACGGTGCTTCCGCCGAGGACGTCACCGCAGCGGTTTCCGGAACGCAGGCCACAATGACCTACAACGACGGCTCCACGAAGACCTTCAACGTCGACTGGAACGCCGATGATCTGGCCGCCGTGGACACCTCAAAGGCCGGCACGTATGAGGTCAAGGGCACTGTTCAGCAGACCACCGAGGCCATGTACAACGACGCTCGCGCCGATCCGGACATCTTCTACAACGAAGACGATGGCTACTACTACCTCACCGGTTCCACCTATGAGGTAAAGTCCACTGATTCGACCAACAACCAGAAGGACAGCTACCGTTCCATCGGCCTCAAGCGCGCCAAGACCATCAACGGTCTGAAGGATGCTGAGGAACACATCATCATCAAGCCGGAGAACGGCACTCCGGGCCACGAAGACCAGTACCCCAACTCGTTCTACGGTTGGAGCGCGTTCATTTGGGCCCAGGAGTTCCACAAGATTAACGGCAAGTGGTGGATTGTGGCCGGCTTCCACAGGGGTGCCTCGTCCACGAACGGTGGCTGGTGCAACAACACCATCCTCATCCCGTACACCGGCGACGAGCGGTCCATCAAGGATGGCGGATTCCTCGAGGCCGAAAACTGGGGCGAGCCGACCGTGCTGGAAGGCGCCGCATTCGACGTGACGTACTTCGAGCGCGAGGAGAACGGCAAGGCCCAGGGCTACTGGCTCTTCCCGAAGAGCGCAGGCCTGTACCTTGCCAAGGCAAAGATGGGCGATGGCGTCACTCCGCTGGTGGATGGCAGCCTTGAGCACATCTATCAGGCCAGCCAGCAGTTCGAGTACGGCAAGTATGCGCCTACCCCCGGAGACAACTCTGAAGGTTCTGATCAGGCAATCGTAGAGGCACCGTTCATGTTCGAACATGGCGACTACGTCTACATTGCCTATGCGGGTGCCACGGTGGATAAGTATTACAACACCAACGTGATGCGTGCCGCCAAGAATGCCGACCTGCAGGATCTGTCGAGCTGGACCACGGCCGACTTCCCGTCGTTCGACACCAACGACACCTACACCGGTGCCTACGGTGCGGATGAGGCCTCGTACGAGCGCAAGCAGGCCGGCCCCGGCCACATCTCGCTTGCACATGATGAGGCCGGCAACATCGTCATGGCCTACCACGCACGCCCCTACCCGGAAATTCACTCCGGTTCCGCAGCGGGTGGCCTGTTCGATCAGGACCGCAATACGTGGGCCAAGGCCGTGAACGTGCGCGCCAACGGCATGCTCGACATGTCGCTGACCAAGGATCAGGAGGTTGCTCCGGCCAACCGCACGGTGACCATTACGGTGACCGTCGGCGAGCCCGATACGCCGGTTGAGCCGTCCATCACCGGCATCCGCGTCAAGAGCGAGCCGACAAAGACCAAGTACACGGTGGGCGAGCAGTTCTCCGCCGATGGTCTTGTGATCGAGGCGACGATGTCGGACGGCACGGTGAAGACGCTCGATGCCGCCGACTACACGGTCGGCGACGTGGACATGTCCGCTGTGGGCACCAAGACCGTCACCGTCACGCTCAAGGCCAACGATCAGCTCACCACGTCGTTCGTGGTGACCGTGAGTGCCAAGACCGAGCCCGGTAAGCCCGGTTCGGGCGACGGTTCCGGCGATGGTGCAGGCAGCGATAACGGTAACGCTGGTACGGGAGCAGACTCCGGTCTGCCGTCCTCTGGTGCCGCCGTGCTCGGCCTTGGTGGTGCCGTGGTTGTGCTCGCCGTTGCCGGCATCTCTCTCACTATCTGGCGCAAGCGTCGCGCCTGA